In Pseudomonas rhizosphaerae, one DNA window encodes the following:
- a CDS encoding amino acid ABC transporter permease, producing MFSTSLTATDLVYMLDGAWVTLQLTFWAILLGSFGGLLCGLLRALAPRASLPLAWVLDVFRSVPLLIQFVLLNSFKSIAGLDISAFSVGCIVLGVYAAAYFTEIVRSGVLAVSPSVRRASRSLGLSYWQDLRYIVLPMATRVAFPGWLNLVLGVMKDTALVMWIGIVELLRASQTIVTRIQEPLLVLCIAGLIYYVMSLVVARLGARLERRWQEND from the coding sequence ATGTTTTCTACCAGCCTCACCGCGACAGACCTCGTGTACATGCTCGACGGCGCCTGGGTGACCCTGCAACTGACGTTCTGGGCAATCCTGCTGGGCTCCTTCGGCGGTTTGCTGTGCGGCCTGCTGCGCGCCCTGGCGCCGCGCGCCAGCCTGCCCCTGGCCTGGGTGCTGGACGTGTTTCGCAGCGTACCGTTGCTGATCCAGTTCGTCCTGCTCAATTCGTTCAAGAGCATTGCCGGGCTGGACATCAGCGCCTTCAGCGTCGGCTGCATCGTACTGGGGGTTTACGCCGCCGCGTATTTCACCGAAATCGTGCGCAGTGGCGTGCTGGCCGTGTCGCCGTCGGTACGCCGCGCCAGCCGCTCGCTGGGCCTGAGCTACTGGCAGGACCTGCGCTACATCGTCTTGCCAATGGCCACCCGCGTAGCCTTCCCCGGTTGGCTGAACCTGGTGCTGGGCGTCATGAAAGATACCGCGCTGGTGATGTGGATCGGCATCGTCGAACTGCTGCGCGCCTCGCAGACCATCGTCACGCGCATACAGGAACCGCTGCTGGTGCTGTGCATCGCCGGCCTCATCTACTACGTCATGAGCCTGGTGGTCGCACGCCTAGGCGCTCGTCTGGAAAGAAGGTGGCAGGAAAATGATTGA
- a CDS encoding DUF1348 family protein, translated as MSEETRPPLPPFTLETATRKVRGAEDGWNSRDAAKVALAYTQDTYWRNRSEFIEGRAQAQAFLERKWRKELDYRLIKELWAFADNRIAVRYAYEWHDDSGNWFRSYGNENWEFAANGLMQRRFACINDLPIAESERKYHWPLGRRPDDHPGLSDLGL; from the coding sequence ATGAGCGAAGAAACACGCCCGCCACTGCCACCGTTCACCCTCGAAACCGCGACCCGCAAAGTTCGCGGTGCCGAGGACGGCTGGAATTCGCGAGACGCCGCCAAAGTGGCGCTGGCCTATACCCAGGACACCTACTGGCGCAACCGCAGCGAGTTCATCGAAGGCCGCGCCCAGGCCCAGGCGTTTCTCGAACGCAAGTGGCGCAAGGAACTGGACTACCGGCTAATCAAGGAACTCTGGGCCTTCGCCGACAACCGCATCGCCGTGCGTTACGCCTATGAATGGCACGATGATTCGGGCAACTGGTTTCGCTCCTATGGCAACGAGAACTGGGAGTTCGCCGCCAACGGACTCATGCAACGGCGCTTCGCCTGCATCAACGATTTGCCCATCGCCGAGTCCGAACGCAAATACCACTGGCCCCTGGGCCGCCGCCCCGACGATCACCCAGGCTTGAGTGATCTGGGGCTTTGA
- a CDS encoding amino acid ABC transporter permease, protein MFDYTFQWRAAWRALPDMLQGAWVTFETAALSMIFGVLIALLLTVMRAGSERTLRGRVLRGIGDGWVSIARNTPSLFQIYILYFGLGSMGLHVSSWLALLAGITFNNAGYLAENFRGGLKAVPDTQMRAARSLGMSAFQAYRMIIVPQLLRVVFYPLSNQMVWAVLMTSLGVVVGLNDDLTGVTQDYNVKTFRTFEYFAMAAVLYYLIAKLIVGLARLLSWRLFRY, encoded by the coding sequence ATGTTTGACTACACCTTCCAATGGCGGGCCGCGTGGCGCGCCCTGCCCGACATGCTGCAGGGCGCCTGGGTCACGTTCGAAACCGCCGCGCTGTCGATGATCTTCGGTGTGCTGATCGCGCTGCTGCTGACCGTGATGCGCGCAGGCTCCGAACGGACGTTGCGCGGCCGGGTGCTGCGCGGCATCGGCGACGGCTGGGTGTCGATCGCGCGCAATACCCCATCGCTGTTCCAGATCTACATCCTTTACTTCGGCCTGGGTTCCATGGGGCTGCACGTCAGCTCCTGGCTGGCGCTGCTGGCCGGCATCACCTTCAACAACGCCGGTTACCTGGCGGAAAACTTCCGCGGCGGTCTCAAGGCAGTGCCCGACACGCAGATGCGTGCTGCACGCTCGCTGGGCATGAGCGCCTTTCAGGCGTACCGGATGATCATCGTGCCGCAACTGTTGCGCGTGGTGTTCTACCCGCTCAGCAATCAGATGGTCTGGGCGGTATTGATGACCTCGCTGGGCGTGGTGGTCGGGCTCAACGACGACCTCACCGGCGTCACCCAGGACTACAACGTGAAGACCTTCCGCACCTTCGAGTACTTCGCCATGGCCGCGGTGCTCTACTACCTGATCGCCAAGCTGATCGTCGGCCTTGCCCGGCTGTTGAGCTGGCGTCTGTTTCGCTACTGA
- a CDS encoding NAD(P)/FAD-dependent oxidoreductase, with the protein MSTQAVADAIVIGAGIVGAACAQALAKRGLNVQVLDAGQPGATAAGMGHLLVLDDNAAELALSQYSLRRWREMASALPQGCAYRSNGTLWLAANDEEMAVAEHKFKVLREHGEACEILGATALRAREPLLREGLEGGLLIKGDGIVYAPATAQWMLDHPLIRQQHATVIEVDGHRVRLADGQWLSADLVLLANGIQATALCPELPVQAKKGHLAITDRYPAQITHTLVELGYVTSAHTASGPSTACNIQPRPTGQLFIGASRQFDTTEPDVEGWMLAKMLRRAAEYVPALNDMNVIRAWTGFRAASPDGLPLVGEHPQRPGLWLAVGHEGLGVTTAPATADLLVAQLFDESLPLAAAPYLPQRFLGACAHA; encoded by the coding sequence GTGAGCACGCAGGCCGTGGCCGACGCCATTGTGATCGGCGCGGGCATCGTCGGCGCCGCCTGCGCCCAGGCGCTCGCCAAACGTGGCCTGAACGTTCAGGTGCTGGACGCCGGACAGCCCGGCGCCACGGCGGCTGGCATGGGCCACCTGCTGGTGCTCGACGACAACGCCGCCGAACTGGCGCTGAGCCAATACTCGCTCAGGCGCTGGCGCGAGATGGCCTCGGCGCTGCCTCAGGGCTGTGCGTACCGCAGCAACGGCACCCTCTGGCTGGCTGCGAACGATGAGGAAATGGCCGTTGCCGAGCACAAGTTCAAGGTGCTGCGCGAGCATGGCGAGGCGTGCGAAATCCTTGGTGCGACCGCCCTGCGCGCGCGTGAGCCGCTGTTGCGCGAGGGCCTGGAAGGCGGTCTGTTGATCAAGGGCGACGGTATTGTGTATGCACCGGCGACCGCGCAGTGGATGCTCGACCATCCCTTGATTCGTCAGCAACACGCCACGGTCATTGAGGTGGACGGCCACCGTGTGCGCCTGGCCGACGGTCAATGGCTGAGCGCCGATCTGGTGCTGTTGGCCAATGGCATCCAGGCCACCGCGCTGTGCCCCGAGTTGCCCGTGCAGGCCAAGAAAGGTCATCTGGCGATCACCGACCGCTACCCCGCGCAGATCACCCATACGCTGGTAGAGCTGGGCTACGTCACCAGCGCCCACACCGCCAGCGGCCCGTCTACGGCCTGCAACATCCAACCGCGCCCGACCGGGCAATTGTTCATCGGTGCTTCGCGACAATTCGACACCACCGAGCCTGACGTCGAAGGCTGGATGCTCGCCAAAATGCTCAGGCGCGCGGCCGAGTATGTCCCTGCCCTGAACGACATGAACGTGATTCGTGCCTGGACCGGTTTCCGCGCGGCCAGCCCGGACGGCTTGCCCTTGGTGGGTGAGCATCCACAGCGTCCGGGCCTGTGGCTGGCGGTGGGTCATGAGGGCTTGGGGGTGACGACCGCACCGGCGACCGCCGACCTGCTGGTGGCGCAACTGTTCGACGAATCGCTGCCGCTGGCCGCAGCACCGTACCTGCCACAGCGTTTTCTCGGAGCATGTGCCCATGCCTGA
- the cynS gene encoding cyanase, which translates to MSQSNVSKAPRQTLTERVLQAKTANNLTWAGLAEGTGLSTVYVTAALLGQHPLPEAVAEVVAERLGLDAEAVTQLQTIPLRGNAEDVSNDPTIYRFHEMVQVYGTTLKALVHEQFGDGIISAINFKLDIKKVDDPEGGSRAVITLDGKFLPYKPF; encoded by the coding sequence ATGTCCCAGAGCAACGTTTCCAAGGCACCACGCCAGACCCTGACCGAGCGAGTGCTGCAGGCCAAGACCGCGAACAATCTGACTTGGGCGGGATTGGCCGAAGGCACCGGATTGAGCACGGTGTATGTGACCGCCGCTTTGTTGGGTCAGCATCCACTGCCTGAGGCGGTGGCGGAAGTTGTGGCTGAACGCCTGGGCCTGGATGCGGAAGCGGTGACGCAGTTGCAGACCATACCGCTACGCGGCAACGCCGAAGACGTATCCAACGATCCGACCATCTATCGCTTCCACGAAATGGTCCAGGTCTACGGCACCACTTTGAAGGCGCTGGTGCACGAGCAATTCGGTGACGGCATCATCAGCGCGATCAACTTCAAGCTCGACATCAAGAAAGTCGACGATCCCGAGGGCGGCTCGCGCGCGGTGATTACACTGGATGGTAAGTTCCTGCCCTACAAACCCTTCTAG
- a CDS encoding amino acid ABC transporter ATP-binding protein: protein MIEIDNVHKSFGELEVIKGVSLTVSKGEVVSIIGGSGSGKSTLLMCINGLEPIQRGSIRVDGIEVHDSSTNINRLRQKIGIVFQQWNAFPHLTVLENVMLAPRKVLGKSKDEAEALAVRQLTHVGLGDKFKTFPGKLSGGQQQRMAIARALAMSPDYMLFDEATSALDPQLVGEVLDTMRMLAEDGMTMVLVTHEIRFARDVSDRVAFFRNGLVHEIGSPDQVIGNPLQPETAAFLKSVK from the coding sequence ATGATTGAGATCGACAACGTACACAAATCCTTCGGCGAGCTGGAGGTCATCAAGGGCGTCAGCCTGACGGTGAGCAAGGGCGAGGTGGTGTCCATCATCGGTGGCTCGGGTTCGGGCAAGTCCACCCTGCTGATGTGCATCAACGGCCTGGAGCCGATCCAGCGGGGCAGCATCCGGGTCGATGGCATCGAGGTCCACGACAGCAGCACCAACATCAATCGGTTGCGGCAGAAAATCGGCATCGTCTTCCAGCAATGGAATGCCTTTCCGCACCTGACGGTGCTCGAGAACGTCATGCTGGCGCCGCGCAAGGTGCTGGGCAAGAGCAAGGATGAGGCCGAGGCGCTGGCCGTGCGGCAGCTGACCCATGTTGGCTTGGGCGACAAGTTCAAGACCTTCCCCGGCAAGCTGTCGGGTGGCCAGCAACAGCGCATGGCGATCGCCCGGGCGCTGGCCATGTCGCCCGACTACATGTTGTTCGATGAGGCCACCTCGGCGCTCGATCCGCAGTTGGTTGGCGAAGTGCTCGACACCATGCGCATGCTGGCGGAAGACGGCATGACCATGGTGCTGGTGACCCACGAAATTCGCTTCGCCCGCGATGTGTCCGATCGCGTCGCCTTCTTCCGCAACGGCCTGGTGCATGAGATCGGCAGCCCGGATCAGGTCATTGGCAATCCATTGCAGCCGGAAACGGCTGCGTTCCTGAAGTCAGTCAAATAA
- a CDS encoding transporter substrate-binding domain-containing protein, whose product MQTPAFAVALTAVLSSAFMATAQADKLDDIVGSGKLRCAVTLDFPPMGFRDSANKPAGFDVDYCHDLAKVLGVDAEVVETPFPDRIPALISGRADVIVASTSDTLERAKTVGLSVPYFAFQMVVLTRDDTGINGFDDLKGKALGNTSGTYEAIALEKDVKSWGGGSFRAYQSQNDTILAVAQGHIQATVVTNTVAAATLKSGKYKNLKVAGNAPYVIDYVSLGAKRTEYGLLNYLNLFVNQQVRSGRYNELFVKWVGTEIAPTNLTVPNVYY is encoded by the coding sequence ATGCAAACACCCGCCTTCGCCGTAGCCCTTACCGCTGTGCTCAGTAGCGCTTTCATGGCAACCGCCCAAGCCGACAAGCTGGACGACATCGTCGGCTCCGGCAAACTGCGCTGCGCGGTGACGCTGGACTTCCCGCCCATGGGTTTTCGCGACAGCGCCAACAAACCCGCCGGCTTCGACGTCGATTACTGCCATGACCTGGCGAAGGTGCTCGGCGTAGATGCCGAAGTCGTCGAGACGCCATTTCCGGATCGGATTCCGGCGCTGATCTCGGGGCGTGCCGACGTCATCGTGGCGTCCACGTCGGACACCTTGGAGCGGGCCAAGACCGTTGGCCTCAGCGTGCCCTACTTCGCCTTCCAGATGGTCGTGCTCACCCGCGACGACACGGGCATCAACGGTTTCGACGACCTCAAGGGCAAGGCACTGGGCAACACCAGCGGCACCTACGAGGCCATAGCCCTGGAAAAGGACGTGAAGAGTTGGGGTGGCGGCAGCTTCCGTGCCTACCAGTCGCAGAACGACACCATCCTGGCCGTCGCCCAGGGCCACATCCAGGCCACCGTGGTCACCAACACCGTAGCTGCCGCCACCTTGAAATCCGGCAAATACAAGAACCTCAAAGTCGCCGGCAATGCGCCCTACGTGATCGATTACGTTTCCCTTGGGGCCAAGCGCACCGAGTATGGCTTGCTCAACTACCTCAACCTGTTCGTCAACCAGCAAGTGCGCAGCGGTCGCTACAACGAGCTGTTCGTGAAATGGGTCGGCACCGAGATTGCGCCCACCAACCTCACCGTCCCCAACGTCTACTACTGA
- a CDS encoding (2Fe-2S)-binding protein, whose amino-acid sequence MPELTVNGRTLRVAAGTSVAAALAIAGDGCTRTSVSGQRRAPLCGMSICQECRVTIDGSRRLACQTHCRDGMQVHTS is encoded by the coding sequence ATGCCTGAATTGACTGTGAATGGTCGCACACTGCGTGTGGCTGCAGGCACCAGTGTCGCAGCCGCGCTGGCGATCGCCGGTGACGGCTGCACGCGGACCTCGGTCAGCGGCCAGCGGCGTGCGCCCCTGTGCGGCATGAGCATCTGCCAGGAGTGCCGGGTCACCATCGACGGTTCCCGGCGCCTGGCGTGCCAGACGCACTGCCGCGACGGCATGCAGGTGCACACCTCATGA
- a CDS encoding aconitase X — protein MPGIASGRRLIDGSAQGALLFADTGLSFWGGVDPSSGEVIDRHHPLSGQSVGGRVLAIPGSRGSCTGSSVMMELIANGHAPAALVLAEADEILTLGALVAQHFFGRSLPVLCVGHEAFATLRGQGWARLEGGSVSLYNNMPEDDWQPCQTPAQDDPAETGFELDHRDHELLEGTHGKAAQVAMQIILRMARLQGARELIDITQAHIDGCIYTGPASLRFAEQLVQWGAQVRVPTTLNAISVDQRRWRELGIDPALGEPASALGDAYMAMGARLSFTCAPYLLDSAPQLGEQVVWAESNAVVYANSVLGARTLKYPDYLDICIALTGRAPSIGCHLTGQRQPQLRIAVPALTERDDSFYPLLGYHIGALCGSRIPLIDGLQHLRPGLDDLKAFGAAFATTSAAPMFHMAGVTPEASDPACSIDSSGTLPHLSITPLDLLASWKELNSAWDPQVRMISLGNPHFSLSEFARLAELCRGRRKHPDVVLAITCGRAVLEQARAAGHLTVLDAFGATLITDTCWCMLGEPVIPIGTRSLMTNSGKFAHYAPGLVGRSVHFASLAVCVDSACSGSTCGEPPAWLYAASPVERSNHV, from the coding sequence ATGCCCGGCATCGCCAGTGGACGCCGCCTGATCGACGGCAGCGCGCAGGGTGCCCTGCTGTTCGCCGACACTGGCCTGAGTTTCTGGGGCGGGGTCGACCCCAGCAGTGGCGAGGTCATCGACCGCCACCATCCGCTCAGTGGCCAGAGCGTGGGAGGCCGGGTGTTGGCGATTCCCGGCAGTCGTGGCTCCTGCACCGGCAGCAGCGTGATGATGGAGCTGATCGCCAACGGTCATGCCCCGGCGGCGCTGGTGCTGGCCGAAGCGGACGAGATTCTGACCCTGGGGGCGCTGGTGGCGCAGCATTTCTTTGGCCGCTCCCTGCCGGTGCTGTGCGTCGGCCACGAAGCCTTCGCCACCTTGCGCGGCCAAGGCTGGGCGCGGCTCGAAGGCGGCTCTGTGAGCCTCTACAACAACATGCCGGAAGACGATTGGCAGCCTTGCCAAACCCCAGCCCAGGACGACCCCGCCGAAACCGGCTTTGAACTCGACCACCGCGACCATGAACTGCTCGAAGGCACCCATGGCAAGGCAGCGCAGGTGGCGATGCAGATCATCCTGCGCATGGCGCGCCTGCAAGGCGCCCGGGAACTGATCGACATCACCCAGGCGCACATCGACGGGTGCATCTACACCGGCCCGGCGAGCCTGCGGTTTGCCGAGCAACTCGTACAGTGGGGCGCGCAGGTGCGCGTACCCACTACCCTGAACGCGATCTCGGTGGACCAGCGTCGCTGGCGCGAACTGGGTATCGACCCGGCCCTGGGCGAACCTGCCAGCGCCTTGGGCGATGCCTACATGGCCATGGGCGCACGCTTGAGTTTCACCTGCGCGCCTTATCTGCTCGACAGTGCGCCACAGCTCGGCGAGCAAGTGGTGTGGGCCGAGTCCAACGCCGTGGTGTACGCCAACAGCGTGCTCGGCGCACGTACCCTCAAATACCCCGACTACCTCGACATCTGCATCGCCCTGACCGGCCGCGCGCCGTCGATCGGCTGCCACCTCACCGGGCAACGCCAGCCGCAACTGCGCATCGCGGTACCGGCCCTGACGGAACGGGACGACAGCTTCTACCCGTTGCTGGGCTATCACATCGGCGCCCTCTGCGGCAGTCGCATTCCCCTGATCGACGGTCTGCAACACCTGCGCCCCGGCCTGGATGACCTCAAGGCGTTCGGCGCCGCGTTCGCCACTACCAGTGCCGCACCGATGTTTCACATGGCCGGGGTCACGCCGGAAGCATCTGACCCAGCGTGCTCGATCGATTCGTCAGGGACGCTGCCACATCTATCGATCACGCCCCTCGACCTGCTGGCGAGCTGGAAGGAACTCAACAGTGCCTGGGATCCGCAAGTGCGGATGATCTCCCTGGGCAATCCGCATTTTTCCCTCAGTGAGTTTGCCCGCCTGGCTGAGCTGTGCCGAGGCCGGCGCAAGCACCCGGACGTGGTGCTGGCCATCACCTGCGGCCGAGCGGTGCTGGAGCAAGCGCGCGCAGCCGGTCACTTGACCGTGCTCGACGCCTTCGGCGCAACGCTGATCACCGACACCTGCTGGTGCATGCTGGGCGAACCGGTGATTCCCATAGGCACACGCTCACTGATGACCAATTCAGGCAAGTTCGCCCATTACGCGCCGGGCCTGGTCGGGCGCAGTGTGCATTTCGCCAGCCTGGCCGTCTGCGTCGACAGCGCGTGCAGCGGCAGCACCTGTGGTGAACCGCCCGCCTGGCTGTACGCCGCCAGCCCAGTGGAGCGCTCGAACCATGTTTGA
- a CDS encoding NAD(P)/FAD-dependent oxidoreductase — protein MNEHAEVLIIGAGPAGLHAALAAAPSGARIVLLDDNPAPGGQIWRDGPHAALPTQVIRLRERLQGYSNVQLHTATRVIARPAPYRLLVENEERGWIIDYAKLILCTGARELLLPFPGWTLPGVTGAGGLQALVKGGLPIAGERVVVAGSGPLLLASAHTAQKQGARVIRIAEQASTGAVARFAAQLPRWPHKALQALQLGSAVYRADSYVLAALGSERLEGVRLMQRGRTVEIPCERLACGFGLVPNTQLGEALGCALQAGTIAVDGWQATSLADHFAAGECTGFGGSELALVEGSIAGHAAVGDQAAAAQLWSQRSHWQGFAAVLNRAFALRPALATLCEPDTLVCRCEDVPYAAVQPHGSWREAKLATRCGMGACQGRVCGAATAQLFGWQPSTPRPPFSPARIATLLCIDDHPPT, from the coding sequence ATGAACGAACACGCCGAGGTCCTGATCATCGGTGCTGGCCCCGCTGGCCTCCATGCGGCACTGGCAGCAGCACCCAGCGGGGCTCGCATTGTGCTGCTCGACGACAATCCGGCCCCCGGTGGACAAATCTGGCGCGACGGGCCCCACGCCGCGTTGCCGACTCAGGTGATTCGACTGCGTGAGCGCTTGCAGGGATATAGCAATGTGCAGCTCCACACCGCCACCCGAGTGATTGCCCGGCCCGCGCCCTACCGCTTGCTGGTGGAGAACGAGGAGCGCGGCTGGATCATCGACTATGCCAAGCTGATCCTGTGTACCGGCGCCCGTGAGCTGTTGCTGCCCTTCCCCGGTTGGACACTGCCCGGCGTGACCGGCGCGGGAGGTTTGCAGGCTCTGGTCAAGGGCGGCCTGCCCATCGCGGGCGAGCGTGTGGTCGTCGCGGGCAGCGGTCCGTTGCTGCTGGCCAGCGCCCACACCGCGCAAAAGCAGGGCGCTCGGGTGATCCGCATCGCCGAGCAGGCCAGCACCGGCGCTGTCGCGCGCTTCGCAGCGCAGTTGCCACGCTGGCCGCACAAGGCGCTGCAAGCACTGCAACTCGGCTCAGCGGTGTATCGCGCCGACAGCTACGTACTGGCCGCGCTCGGCAGCGAACGGCTCGAAGGCGTGCGCCTGATGCAACGGGGGCGAACCGTGGAAATACCGTGTGAGCGACTGGCCTGTGGCTTCGGCCTGGTGCCCAACACGCAGTTGGGGGAGGCCCTGGGCTGTGCGTTGCAGGCTGGAACCATTGCCGTCGATGGCTGGCAGGCGACTAGCCTGGCCGATCACTTCGCCGCCGGCGAATGCACCGGTTTCGGCGGCAGCGAGCTGGCTTTGGTCGAAGGCAGCATCGCTGGGCACGCTGCGGTCGGCGATCAAGCCGCAGCCGCACAGCTTTGGTCGCAGCGCAGCCATTGGCAGGGCTTCGCCGCCGTGCTGAACCGCGCGTTCGCCCTGAGGCCGGCGCTCGCCACCCTGTGCGAACCGGACACACTGGTCTGCCGCTGTGAAGACGTGCCCTACGCGGCCGTTCAACCACATGGCTCCTGGCGCGAGGCCAAGCTGGCCACCCGCTGCGGGATGGGCGCCTGCCAGGGCCGGGTGTGTGGTGCTGCCACCGCGCAGCTGTTCGGCTGGCAGCCGTCCACACCTCGCCCGCCCTTCAGCCCGGCCCGGATCGCGACCTTGCTCTGCATCGACGACCACCCGCCTACTTGA
- a CDS encoding dihydrodipicolinate synthase family protein — MSKRINWSGVFPAVTTQFNDDFSINLEKTHQVISNVIRDGVSGLVVCGSVGENTSLTAEEKIAVTEVAVDASGGRVPVICGVAEFTSVAAAKTANAVRQAGVDGVMLMPALVYGSKPFETAEHFRYVARHADVPLMVYNNPPIYKNDVTADILISLADCDNVVCFKDSSGDTRRFIDVRNEVGDRFVLFAGLDDVVLESIAVGAEGWVSGMSNVFPQEGETIFRLAKAGRFAEAMEIYQWLMPILHLDARADLVQCIKLCEAIMGRGSALTRPPRLALPEEDRLFVERIMAKALANRPTLPDVGL, encoded by the coding sequence ATGAGCAAGCGCATCAACTGGAGTGGCGTATTCCCGGCCGTCACCACCCAATTCAACGATGACTTTTCCATCAATCTGGAGAAGACCCACCAAGTGATTTCCAATGTGATCCGCGACGGTGTGTCCGGCCTGGTGGTCTGCGGCTCGGTGGGCGAGAACACCTCGCTCACCGCCGAAGAAAAGATCGCCGTCACGGAAGTGGCCGTCGACGCTTCCGGTGGGCGCGTGCCGGTCATCTGCGGCGTGGCCGAATTCACCAGCGTCGCGGCGGCGAAGACGGCCAACGCCGTTCGCCAGGCCGGGGTCGATGGCGTCATGTTGATGCCAGCGCTGGTGTACGGCTCGAAACCCTTCGAAACCGCCGAGCACTTTCGCTACGTGGCCAGGCACGCCGACGTGCCGTTGATGGTCTACAACAACCCGCCGATCTATAAGAACGACGTGACTGCCGACATCCTCATATCCCTGGCTGACTGCGACAACGTGGTGTGCTTCAAGGACTCATCAGGGGATACCCGGCGCTTCATCGACGTGCGCAACGAGGTGGGCGACCGCTTCGTGCTGTTCGCAGGCCTGGACGACGTCGTCCTTGAAAGCATCGCGGTGGGTGCCGAAGGCTGGGTGTCGGGCATGTCCAACGTCTTCCCGCAGGAAGGCGAAACCATCTTCCGCCTGGCCAAGGCCGGACGTTTCGCCGAAGCCATGGAAATCTACCAATGGCTGATGCCGATCCTGCACCTGGACGCCCGTGCGGACCTGGTGCAATGCATCAAGCTGTGCGAAGCCATCATGGGCCGCGGCAGCGCCCTGACCCGCCCACCCCGCCTGGCCCTGCCAGAGGAAGACCGCCTGTTCGTCGAGCGCATCATGGCCAAGGCCTTGGCCAACCGCCCCACCCTGCCCGACGTCGGTCTCTGA
- a CDS encoding AraC family transcriptional regulator has product MLAALVPASPCHLPDLLVSLQPLAPLLDALADVVFFIKDDAARYAFVNTTLARRCGFKTHRQLLGLTAEQVFPARFGSLYTEQDRKVLSSGRELADQLELHLYDGNQPVWCLTHKIALHDEQGRIVGLAGISRDLQLPQSSHPSFQKVAAVDAHIRAHFHRPISLAELTAIAGLSVAQLERHCKRIFQLTPRQLIHKARLEEASRLLREEDLPITDIALRCGYTDHSAFSRQFRALTHLSPSLYRDSHR; this is encoded by the coding sequence ATGCTCGCCGCCCTCGTTCCTGCCAGTCCCTGCCACCTGCCCGACCTGCTGGTCAGCCTGCAACCGTTGGCGCCACTGCTCGACGCCTTGGCCGACGTGGTGTTCTTCATCAAGGACGACGCCGCTCGCTATGCCTTCGTCAACACCACCCTGGCCCGGCGTTGCGGGTTCAAGACCCACCGGCAACTGTTGGGCCTGACCGCCGAGCAGGTGTTCCCGGCGCGCTTTGGCTCGCTGTACACCGAACAGGACCGCAAGGTCCTGAGCAGTGGCCGCGAGTTGGCCGACCAGTTGGAGCTGCACCTCTATGACGGCAATCAGCCGGTATGGTGCCTGACCCACAAGATCGCCCTGCACGACGAGCAAGGTCGCATCGTCGGTCTGGCCGGCATCTCTCGAGACCTGCAACTGCCGCAATCCAGTCATCCTTCGTTCCAGAAAGTGGCGGCGGTGGATGCGCACATCCGCGCCCACTTCCATCGCCCGATCAGCCTGGCGGAACTGACGGCGATTGCCGGGCTGTCGGTCGCGCAATTGGAGCGGCACTGCAAGCGGATCTTCCAGCTCACCCCGCGCCAGCTGATCCACAAGGCGCGCCTGGAAGAAGCCTCGCGCCTGCTGCGCGAAGAAGACCTGCCCATCACCGACATCGCCCTGCGCTGCGGCTACACCGACCACAGTGCATTCAGCCGACAATTCCGCGCCTTGACGCATTTGTCACCCAGTTTGTATCGCGATAGTCATCGCTGA